CCCAATCTGAAGGCAGACTTCACCGGTTTGGAGGTGGAAGACCGTTTCCTGTTCGGCTTCGGCATGGACTACAAGGGTTACTGGCGCAACGCTCCCGGCATCTATGCGGTCAAGGGACTCTGACATCAATCACCGCCCCAACATCCCGCCCACGGACTGGTATCGTTCGCTGACGGCCGCAGGCCTCCGGGAACCGGCCGTACACGGCCCGGCCCGGCACTGGTTGCAGGTTGAAGGCTCGTTCACTCGGGCCCTCCAGAAACGGTGCTCGCGCTCGTTTCAAGTTGAGGTTCGCCAGGAAGGGTTTGCCACGCCCACCCGAGAAGAGGCCCTTCGCCTCGCGATTCCGCACCGCCAGTATGCCTGGATCCGGGAAGTGAGCCTGTGCGGCGACGGCGAGCCCTGGGTACTGGCACGCACGGTGATCCCCCTGGACTGCCTGGAAGGTGAAGGCCGCCGACTCCTGCATCTGGGCAACCGGCCCCTCGGTGCCTACCTGTTCAGCAGCCCACACTGGCAGCGAGGTCCCCTGGAAACCGGACTCTGCCAGCCGGAAAGCCCCGACCAGCCCCGACTCGCCCGCCGTTCCCTGTTCACCGGACACAACAGCGCACTTCTGGTCGGCGAATACCTGTTGCCGGCCCTGCTTGGCACTGCAGCGCTTTAACCGGCCCCTGGCCACTGGCTATAATCCCCGCACCGACTCCATTTGCCGACCACCAGACAGGACCCGTGCCATGTTGCCCGATGCTGTGCCAGAACCTCTCCAGCGCCGGCTGGCCGACTATGCCAGCCTGCTGCGGATTGACCGACCGATCGGAACCCTGCTGCTGCTCTGGCCCACCTACTGGGCGCTCTGGCTGGCCGGTGACGGCAGCCCTGGCCCGGGAAATCTGCTGGTATTCACGCTCGGGGTGTTCTTTATGCGGGCCGCCGGGTGTGCCATCAACGATTTTGCCGACCGGGACTGGGACCGGCACGTCAAGCGCACCAAGGACCGCCCGCTGACGGCCGGCCGGGTCAAACCCTGGGAAGCAGTGGCGCTGTTCGCCGGCCTTTGCCTGGTATCGTTCCTGATGGTGGTGCTGTTCACCAACCGGCTGACCCTGTATCTCTCCTTTGGCGGCGCGCTGCTGGCGTTCATCTACCCGTTCATGAAGCGCTACACCCACCTGCCACAGCTGTTCCTCGGGGCTGCCTTTTCCTGGGCCATTCCCATGGCCTGGGCTGCCGAGGCCGGGGAACTGAGCCAACTGACCTGGCTGCTGTTCACCGCCAACGTGCTGTGGACGGTGGCCTACGACACCCTGTACGCCATGGTTGATCGCGACGACGACCTGAAGGTGGGCATCAAGTCC
The nucleotide sequence above comes from Marinobacter gudaonensis. Encoded proteins:
- a CDS encoding chorismate--pyruvate lyase family protein gives rise to the protein MRSRDSDINHRPNIPPTDWYRSLTAAGLREPAVHGPARHWLQVEGSFTRALQKRCSRSFQVEVRQEGFATPTREEALRLAIPHRQYAWIREVSLCGDGEPWVLARTVIPLDCLEGEGRRLLHLGNRPLGAYLFSSPHWQRGPLETGLCQPESPDQPRLARRSLFTGHNSALLVGEYLLPALLGTAAL
- the ubiA gene encoding 4-hydroxybenzoate octaprenyltransferase, whose translation is MLPDAVPEPLQRRLADYASLLRIDRPIGTLLLLWPTYWALWLAGDGSPGPGNLLVFTLGVFFMRAAGCAINDFADRDWDRHVKRTKDRPLTAGRVKPWEAVALFAGLCLVSFLMVVLFTNRLTLYLSFGGALLAFIYPFMKRYTHLPQLFLGAAFSWAIPMAWAAEAGELSQLTWLLFTANVLWTVAYDTLYAMVDRDDDLKVGIKSTAILFGDADRVIIGVLQTMVVVILVMVGQQAELGSFYYLGVVGMASLFVYHQYLAREREREGCFKAFLNNNWAGFAVFAGLVIDLIIG